The Neorhodopirellula lusitana genome contains a region encoding:
- a CDS encoding sulfatase-like hydrolase/transferase: MKRIQSIAIAALVALTLAGSASAEQTKPNILFIFADDMSYETIGAYGLLDIDTPHLDELAKRGMTFSHAYNMGAWNGAVCVASRTMLNTGKFVWNAKSTNLKSYSQENRMWSQRMGAAGYDTYMTGKWHVSVSAPSVFGVAKHVRAGMPKQTPAGYNRPKDEEDYRNGWKPWDKKYGGFWQGGKHWSEIVADDGVEYLKQASEADKPFFMYLAFNAAHDPRQAPKEYVDRYPLDRIEMPENFLPEYPHAEAICGKNLRDEKLMPYPRTEYAVKVNRQEYFALITHMDDQIGRILDALEESGKADNTYIFFTADHGLSVGHHGLVGKQNMYDDSVRVPFMMVGPNVKPDSKLEAPIYLQDIVPTSLELAGADTEGVDFKSLLPFLDEDAPASDKTEHYDSVYSSYIGTQRMISKDGWKLISYPKIGVTRLFNLTKDPQEMNDLAANPEYAAQVKSLTKELEQQMDDLGDPMTSLTSADYQGK, from the coding sequence ATGAAGCGGATTCAATCGATCGCGATCGCAGCATTGGTCGCCCTGACGCTGGCTGGCTCTGCGTCAGCCGAGCAAACCAAGCCCAATATCTTGTTCATCTTTGCGGATGACATGAGCTACGAAACGATCGGTGCTTACGGCCTACTGGACATCGACACTCCGCATCTCGATGAACTAGCGAAACGCGGCATGACGTTCAGCCACGCCTACAACATGGGCGCCTGGAACGGGGCGGTTTGCGTGGCCAGCCGCACGATGCTCAACACCGGCAAATTTGTCTGGAATGCCAAATCGACCAACCTAAAGTCGTATTCGCAAGAAAATCGAATGTGGTCGCAACGGATGGGCGCCGCGGGCTATGACACCTACATGACCGGCAAATGGCATGTTTCGGTCAGTGCCCCATCGGTCTTCGGCGTCGCCAAGCATGTTCGCGCCGGCATGCCCAAACAAACCCCCGCGGGATACAACCGCCCCAAGGATGAAGAGGACTATCGCAATGGCTGGAAACCCTGGGACAAGAAATACGGCGGATTCTGGCAAGGTGGCAAACACTGGAGCGAGATCGTCGCGGATGATGGTGTCGAATACTTGAAGCAAGCGAGCGAAGCCGACAAACCATTCTTCATGTACCTGGCGTTCAACGCGGCCCATGACCCGCGGCAGGCTCCCAAGGAATACGTCGATCGCTATCCGCTTGACCGGATCGAAATGCCTGAAAACTTCTTGCCCGAGTACCCGCATGCCGAGGCGATCTGTGGCAAGAATTTACGCGACGAAAAACTGATGCCCTATCCGCGAACCGAATATGCCGTGAAAGTGAATCGCCAAGAGTATTTCGCTCTGATCACTCACATGGACGATCAGATCGGTCGGATCTTGGATGCACTGGAAGAAAGCGGGAAAGCTGACAACACCTACATTTTCTTCACCGCCGACCACGGCCTGTCAGTCGGTCACCACGGACTTGTCGGAAAACAAAACATGTACGACGACAGCGTACGTGTTCCATTCATGATGGTGGGTCCCAACGTCAAACCGGACTCCAAGCTGGAAGCACCGATCTATCTACAAGACATTGTGCCCACGTCCCTGGAATTGGCCGGAGCCGACACCGAGGGTGTTGATTTCAAGAGCCTGCTGCCGTTCCTAGACGAAGATGCACCCGCCAGCGACAAGACCGAGCATTACGACTCCGTTTACAGCTCCTACATTGGCACCCAGCGGATGATTTCCAAGGACGGATGGAAGCTCATTTCCTATCCAAAGATCGGCGTGACTCGGCTTTTCAACCTCACTAAAGACCCGCAGGAAATGAATGACCTGGCGGCTAACCCTGAATACGCGGCCCAGGTCAAAAGCCTGACCAAGGAACTGGAACAGCAAATGGACGATTTGGGTGATCCGATGACCTCGCTAACATCTGCCGATTACCAAGGTAAATAA
- a CDS encoding NAD(P)/FAD-dependent oxidoreductase gives MTSTPENNASGSDAVGSNGPEKTIIIGSGPAGWSAAIYAARANLDPVLYEGTVKAEMIPLGQLAYTTEVENFAGFPAGNIRAFVESAVDKDRHWNLPMVPQGHTKDDQPHYAVQGTELMELMKQQALNFGTRVIGDDIERVDFSGPVHTLYPASGEPVQARTVIVATGARANYLGLPSEEAYKNKGVSACAVCDGALPVFRSKPLAVVGGGDSAVEEATYLANLKGADKIYLIVRRDEMRASKVMQDRAINHPNIVMVWNTVVDEVQGDGKIVTGLRVKSTVDGSTRQLDVGGMFVAIGHTPNTTFLDGALDMNDSGYIRWTKSFRTNTSATGVFAAGDVADDYYRQAITSAGTGCMAALDAERYLAEQEAPTDAASAT, from the coding sequence ATGACCTCCACTCCTGAAAACAACGCATCTGGTTCCGACGCTGTCGGCAGCAACGGTCCTGAGAAAACGATCATCATTGGCAGCGGTCCTGCCGGTTGGTCTGCCGCGATTTATGCGGCTCGTGCTAACTTGGACCCCGTCCTGTACGAGGGAACTGTCAAGGCAGAAATGATCCCGCTGGGTCAGTTGGCCTACACCACCGAAGTGGAAAACTTCGCGGGTTTCCCGGCCGGTAACATCCGGGCGTTTGTCGAGTCCGCTGTCGACAAGGATCGCCACTGGAACCTGCCCATGGTGCCACAGGGCCATACCAAGGATGACCAGCCGCACTACGCGGTCCAGGGCACCGAATTGATGGAATTGATGAAGCAACAGGCGCTGAACTTCGGCACTCGCGTGATCGGTGACGACATCGAACGCGTCGATTTTTCCGGTCCCGTTCACACCCTGTATCCGGCGTCAGGCGAACCCGTCCAAGCTCGCACCGTCATCGTCGCAACGGGGGCACGAGCGAATTACCTCGGGCTGCCCAGCGAAGAAGCCTACAAGAACAAGGGCGTCAGTGCCTGTGCGGTTTGCGATGGGGCGTTGCCCGTCTTCCGCAGCAAGCCACTTGCCGTCGTTGGCGGTGGAGACTCCGCTGTCGAAGAGGCCACCTACCTTGCCAACCTGAAGGGTGCCGACAAGATTTACTTGATCGTCCGTCGCGACGAGATGCGTGCCAGCAAGGTCATGCAAGATCGTGCGATCAATCACCCTAATATCGTGATGGTTTGGAATACCGTCGTTGACGAAGTTCAAGGTGACGGAAAAATCGTGACCGGCCTTCGGGTGAAAAGCACCGTGGATGGTTCGACCCGCCAGCTTGATGTGGGTGGGATGTTTGTCGCTATCGGGCATACTCCCAACACGACCTTCCTGGACGGTGCACTGGACATGAACGACTCGGGTTACATCCGCTGGACAAAATCGTTCCGCACCAACACATCGGCAACGGGCGTGTTCGCCGCGGGTGATGTCGCCGATGACTATTACCGCCAAGCAATCACGTCAGCGGGAACCGGCTGCATGGCCGCTTTGGACGCCGAGCGATACCTCGCCGAGCAAGAAGCACCCACCGACGCTGCGTCGGCTACCTAA
- the pstC gene encoding phosphate ABC transporter permease subunit PstC: MNRPAALQNRQFRSTGAGELQERLMVALLALCALMTVGITIGILAMLIGESWHFFNSEHVSLTSFFTGTEWSALQSKEIENAEFGIWPLLSGTLRVTFIAMIIALPCGLVTAIYLSEFASKRVRAILKPTLEVIAGIPTVVLGYFAILVISPGLQWMTGGIFDTFNATSAGIAVGILCLPMVCSLSEDALHAVPRALREGAYGLGCTPFETSVKVVVPAALSGIVSAFLLAFSRAIGETMVVALAAGTRATFTFDPRAQSQTMTGFIVEMIKSENEYGTVQYFSLYGVAITLFVITFGMTLVGQLVRRRYQEAYQ, from the coding sequence TTGAACCGCCCTGCTGCATTACAGAATCGCCAGTTTCGGTCCACCGGAGCCGGCGAATTGCAGGAACGCCTGATGGTCGCGTTACTTGCCCTCTGTGCGTTGATGACCGTCGGAATCACCATTGGTATCCTTGCGATGCTGATTGGCGAAAGTTGGCACTTTTTCAATTCGGAACATGTCAGCTTGACCAGTTTTTTCACTGGCACGGAATGGTCGGCTCTGCAGAGTAAGGAAATCGAAAATGCGGAGTTTGGCATTTGGCCGCTCCTGTCGGGAACCTTGCGAGTCACCTTCATTGCGATGATCATCGCTCTGCCATGTGGGTTGGTGACCGCCATTTACCTAAGCGAATTCGCGAGCAAACGCGTTCGTGCCATTCTGAAACCGACGCTTGAAGTGATCGCGGGTATCCCCACGGTGGTTTTGGGTTACTTCGCCATTTTGGTGATCAGCCCAGGTCTGCAGTGGATGACCGGTGGCATCTTCGACACGTTCAACGCCACCAGTGCTGGGATCGCGGTCGGCATTCTGTGCTTGCCGATGGTATGCAGCCTGTCCGAAGACGCTCTGCATGCGGTCCCACGTGCATTGCGAGAAGGAGCTTATGGCTTGGGATGCACCCCCTTTGAAACCAGCGTGAAGGTCGTCGTTCCGGCGGCACTCTCGGGAATCGTTTCGGCATTCCTATTGGCCTTTAGCCGTGCCATTGGCGAGACCATGGTGGTCGCACTGGCGGCGGGGACTCGGGCAACCTTCACCTTTGATCCTCGAGCACAATCGCAAACGATGACCGGCTTTATTGTCGAGATGATCAAGAGCGAAAACGAATATGGCACCGTCCAGTACTTCAGCCTTTATGGCGTTGCAATCACCCTGTTTGTCATCACCTTTGGGATGACCTTGGTGGGTCAACTCGTCCGTCGACGTTACCAGGAGGCTTACCAGTGA
- a CDS encoding alpha/beta hydrolase produces the protein MLFQTGLKIPAVLLIALCLSSMTVRSTLAETTDVTNAAVPNTNTVDSEKSRSKPTVIELWTDAELASSSEGGIQSNDSEHTQDRGGGNTWVTKISRPTLTVYSPDANSSGGSSPSDSPARGTAVVVCPGGGYGGLAIEKEGHEVARWLTTLGVTAGVLKYRCGGGANAHPVPLSDARQAVGLLRSQAKQWNIDPQRVGIIGFSAGGHLAATIATDEATGINFAGLIYPVISMADGVTHNGSRKNLLGQSPDEKLVHQMSRDEQVTAATCPTFLVHASDDRGVSVQNSLRFYSALQEHSVPAELHVFDQGGHGFGMYRGDRPCDQWPDQFKAWMKLHGWLN, from the coding sequence ATGTTGTTCCAAACCGGATTGAAAATACCAGCCGTTCTGCTGATCGCACTTTGTTTGTCTAGCATGACCGTCCGTTCGACGCTGGCCGAAACGACTGATGTGACTAACGCCGCGGTGCCCAATACCAACACCGTGGATTCGGAAAAATCCCGAAGCAAACCTACGGTCATTGAATTGTGGACGGACGCCGAGCTTGCCAGTTCGAGTGAAGGCGGAATCCAGAGCAACGATTCCGAGCACACGCAAGATCGCGGCGGCGGGAATACTTGGGTAACCAAAATCAGTCGTCCAACCCTGACCGTCTATTCACCCGATGCTAACTCAAGTGGTGGTAGTTCCCCCAGTGATTCGCCGGCGCGTGGAACCGCTGTCGTGGTTTGCCCCGGTGGCGGATACGGTGGATTGGCGATCGAAAAAGAGGGCCACGAGGTTGCTCGTTGGCTAACGACTTTGGGGGTGACCGCTGGTGTGTTGAAGTATCGCTGTGGCGGTGGTGCCAACGCCCATCCGGTGCCGCTGTCTGATGCTCGCCAAGCGGTTGGATTGCTGCGTTCTCAAGCGAAACAATGGAACATCGATCCGCAACGCGTTGGCATCATCGGGTTTTCCGCCGGCGGTCACTTGGCGGCCACCATTGCGACCGATGAGGCGACGGGGATCAATTTCGCAGGCCTGATTTACCCGGTGATCTCGATGGCCGATGGCGTGACCCACAACGGATCTAGGAAGAACTTGTTAGGCCAATCGCCTGATGAAAAACTGGTGCATCAGATGTCACGTGATGAACAAGTCACCGCGGCCACCTGCCCCACGTTCCTGGTTCATGCCAGCGATGATCGTGGTGTTTCGGTGCAGAACTCGTTGCGATTCTATTCGGCGCTGCAAGAGCACAGCGTTCCTGCTGAACTGCACGTTTTCGATCAAGGTGGTCATGGCTTTGGTATGTACCGTGGCGATCGACCTTGCGATCAATGGCCAGATCAATTCAAAGCTTGGATGAAACTTCACGGCTGGTTGAACTAA
- a CDS encoding glycosyltransferase family 2 protein: MTTSTLPPQSDLADFFAMGEPDSAQATLDASPVYRPEIERIDTDDLLQRIDDTLDLIAEAQSMDMARDYLGHVDISIIIPVHNARESLPEVLDRIDEVMPTSCEVIVVDDASTDGSWHYVNGLSDRPNLKLLRRKRSHGRGSAIRMALRHTKGRVVAIQDADMAYDPADLLGAIWPVLENQADVVYGSRRLRRVTRRGVGLTARLSNRITTMVANYTTGLRLTDLESSHKVFKGDLIRSLNLEQCDRGFDAEVTAKIARRASVVMEVPTSYEGDLVDEELAPAWKTFAQTIGSLMRYRVA; this comes from the coding sequence ATGACCACTTCCACACTCCCCCCGCAGTCAGACTTGGCCGATTTCTTCGCGATGGGTGAGCCCGACTCGGCTCAGGCAACACTGGACGCGAGCCCTGTTTATCGACCGGAAATCGAGCGGATCGACACGGATGATCTGCTTCAGCGAATCGACGACACGCTCGACCTGATTGCCGAAGCCCAGTCCATGGACATGGCTCGTGACTACCTGGGTCACGTCGACATTTCAATCATCATCCCCGTCCACAACGCTCGCGAGTCGCTGCCGGAAGTTCTGGATCGAATCGACGAAGTGATGCCCACTTCCTGCGAAGTCATTGTGGTGGACGATGCCAGTACCGATGGAAGCTGGCATTACGTCAACGGACTCTCTGATCGTCCCAACCTGAAACTTTTACGACGTAAACGTTCTCATGGTCGTGGCTCGGCTATCCGCATGGCCTTGCGACACACCAAGGGCCGAGTGGTTGCGATCCAAGACGCCGACATGGCTTACGACCCTGCTGACTTGCTAGGTGCGATCTGGCCAGTCCTGGAAAATCAAGCGGACGTGGTTTATGGATCTCGCCGATTGCGACGCGTGACCCGACGCGGTGTCGGACTCACCGCTCGACTTTCCAACCGCATCACCACCATGGTGGCCAACTACACAACTGGCCTGCGATTGACCGACCTAGAAAGCTCGCACAAGGTTTTCAAGGGCGATCTGATTCGTTCGTTGAATTTGGAACAGTGCGACCGGGGCTTCGACGCCGAAGTGACCGCCAAGATCGCCCGCCGAGCCTCCGTCGTGATGGAAGTCCCCACCAGCTACGAGGGTGACTTGGTCGACGAAGAACTTGCCCCAGCCTGGAAGACTTTCGCTCAAACGATCGGCAGCTTGATGCGATATCGCGTCGCCTAA
- the trpE gene encoding anthranilate synthase component I, which translates to MHQPSPDEFAQLARRFDFVPVYRRLLSDALTPVTAFMQLDDGKAAFLIESVIGGEKVGRYSFLGSHPLARFSAKGNQVCRTDLTTGETVESTCEDPLNEFRKYFADRTATLDGLPPFIGGAIGYAGYDVVRYVESLPDTTEDDRILPDLDFAFYHTICVFDHVDKTITVVSLADCREINETSGDPVAAYEKACLEVDETINRLSQPLTHQIEEICNTDQEQSLPVESNFTRESFCDAVRKCVEYIRAGDIFQVVPSQRLTVHSDVDPFAVYRSLRVVNPSPFMFFVRSPDCVLVGCSPEIMCRVKDRMVTVRPLAGTRPRGENEAEDLALEKELLADPKERAEHVMLVDLGRNDVGRVAEFGSIELTEIMVIERYSHVMHISSEVRGKLRDGLDAFDALKACLPAGTVSGAPKVRAMAVIDEIEPHRRGPYGGAVGYIDYRGNMDTCLALRTIVFQNNAYHVQAGCGVVADSDPDKEYEETLNKAKALIKAIEWTIARS; encoded by the coding sequence ATGCACCAGCCTTCGCCCGACGAGTTCGCACAACTCGCTCGCCGTTTTGACTTCGTCCCCGTCTACCGGCGACTGCTTTCCGATGCGTTGACGCCAGTAACTGCTTTCATGCAACTGGACGATGGCAAGGCAGCTTTCTTGATCGAAAGCGTGATCGGAGGCGAAAAGGTCGGCCGATATAGCTTTCTGGGCTCTCACCCACTGGCTCGCTTTAGCGCCAAGGGAAACCAAGTTTGCCGGACCGATCTCACAACGGGCGAAACGGTCGAGTCCACATGCGAAGACCCACTGAACGAATTTAGAAAGTACTTTGCCGATCGCACGGCCACGCTCGACGGGTTACCACCGTTCATTGGTGGGGCAATCGGATACGCGGGTTACGACGTGGTGCGGTACGTTGAGTCGCTACCCGATACAACCGAAGACGACCGAATTCTGCCGGACCTCGACTTCGCGTTCTATCACACAATTTGTGTATTCGATCACGTCGACAAAACGATCACGGTTGTCTCGCTAGCTGACTGTCGCGAAATCAACGAGACTTCGGGCGATCCCGTTGCGGCGTACGAAAAAGCGTGCCTCGAAGTCGACGAAACCATCAACCGGCTAAGCCAACCGCTGACGCATCAGATCGAGGAGATCTGCAACACCGACCAAGAGCAATCGCTTCCCGTGGAGTCCAACTTCACGCGAGAATCCTTTTGTGATGCCGTCCGAAAGTGCGTGGAATACATCCGCGCAGGCGATATTTTCCAGGTCGTCCCCAGCCAACGACTGACCGTTCACAGCGACGTCGATCCTTTCGCCGTCTATCGATCATTGCGGGTCGTGAACCCATCACCCTTCATGTTCTTCGTTCGCAGCCCGGACTGCGTCCTGGTCGGTTGCAGTCCAGAAATCATGTGCCGGGTCAAAGACCGAATGGTGACAGTCCGCCCGTTGGCAGGAACGCGTCCCCGAGGCGAAAACGAAGCCGAAGACCTTGCTCTGGAAAAAGAGCTTTTAGCGGACCCCAAGGAACGTGCCGAACACGTCATGCTGGTCGACTTGGGTCGCAACGACGTTGGCCGTGTGGCGGAATTTGGCAGCATCGAGTTAACCGAGATCATGGTGATCGAGCGTTACAGCCACGTCATGCACATCAGCAGTGAAGTTCGCGGCAAACTCCGCGATGGACTCGATGCGTTCGATGCCCTGAAAGCTTGCTTACCAGCGGGGACTGTGTCGGGAGCCCCGAAGGTGCGGGCGATGGCGGTGATCGATGAAATCGAACCTCATCGTCGCGGGCCTTATGGAGGAGCGGTGGGTTACATCGACTACCGAGGCAACATGGACACTTGCCTTGCTCTTCGCACGATCGTTTTCCAAAACAATGCGTATCACGTGCAAGCCGGCTGCGGCGTCGTCGCCGACAGCGATCCGGACAAGGAATACGAAGAGACACTCAACAAGGCGAAGGCGTTGATCAAGGCGATTGAATGGACCATCGCGCGGTCCTAA
- a CDS encoding PstS family phosphate ABC transporter substrate-binding protein, giving the protein MKKITWLAPIMIGVALLQSMGCDSAKREAGTTDAETGEMSIAEESNLVGAIKIDGSSTVQPISDAVRESFIAVHPQVDISVGGNGTGNGFKSFYDKGTDISDASRAIKPGEFEKCVANGVSFVELPVAYDGLTIVVNPENDWVKELTVAQLKTIFIGADAAKNWSDVDPSWPKEPINIFAPGTGSGTYDYFHEVLAKKDGTELRSDMSLNEDDNILVQGVAGNKFSIGFFGVAYFTENQDKLRAIPIVNPKDETAYEPTTDNIASNKYAPFSRPLFIYVNTESLNRAEIQTFVEYYMETVSEACEKVGYVRLPEAIIAKAQQNLDAVEAGTHFVDESGESRSGALKDLFVEDNLVNTQK; this is encoded by the coding sequence ATGAAAAAAATTACTTGGCTTGCTCCGATCATGATCGGCGTAGCCCTTCTTCAATCGATGGGCTGCGACAGCGCTAAACGAGAAGCTGGCACGACCGACGCTGAAACTGGCGAGATGAGCATCGCTGAAGAATCGAACCTCGTCGGTGCAATCAAGATCGACGGCAGCAGCACAGTTCAACCCATCAGCGACGCAGTTCGTGAATCCTTCATTGCGGTTCACCCCCAAGTCGACATCTCGGTCGGTGGCAACGGAACCGGTAACGGTTTCAAAAGCTTCTACGACAAAGGCACCGACATCTCCGACGCTTCGCGAGCGATCAAGCCAGGCGAATTTGAAAAGTGCGTCGCCAATGGCGTCAGCTTCGTCGAATTGCCAGTCGCTTACGACGGTTTGACCATCGTCGTCAATCCCGAAAACGACTGGGTCAAAGAACTGACCGTTGCTCAATTGAAGACCATCTTCATCGGCGCCGATGCTGCGAAGAATTGGAGCGATGTTGATCCGAGCTGGCCCAAAGAGCCCATTAACATCTTCGCACCGGGCACCGGTAGCGGAACTTACGATTACTTCCACGAAGTACTCGCCAAGAAAGATGGCACCGAACTTCGCTCTGACATGAGCCTGAACGAAGACGACAACATCTTGGTCCAAGGCGTTGCCGGCAACAAGTTCTCGATCGGCTTCTTCGGCGTTGCTTACTTCACCGAAAACCAAGACAAGCTGCGTGCGATTCCAATCGTCAACCCGAAGGACGAAACCGCTTACGAGCCAACCACCGACAACATCGCAAGCAACAAGTACGCTCCCTTCAGCCGCCCCTTGTTCATCTACGTGAACACCGAGTCGCTCAACCGAGCTGAAATCCAAACCTTCGTCGAGTACTACATGGAAACCGTTTCCGAAGCTTGCGAAAAGGTTGGATACGTCCGACTTCCGGAAGCGATCATCGCAAAGGCACAGCAAAACTTGGACGCTGTGGAAGCGGGAACTCACTTCGTCGACGAGAGCGGTGAAAGCCGAAGCGGCGCCCTGAAGGATCTGTTCGTCGAAGATAACTTGGTCAATACGCAAAAGTAG
- a CDS encoding carbon starvation CstA family protein gives MTTLAVAIGSMIAFVVAYHTYGKYLANKLFRLTADEVMPSAAQRDDVDFVPTDRSVVLGHHFTSIAGTGPIVGPALAVFWGWLPALLWVIFGSILIGGVHDLAALVISIRNRGESIGQAAGHLISPRAKVLFLVVLAMALSIVLAVFGLVIANIFKLYPESVLSVWSAMPLAALIGITVIRRGGNLVIPCVLGLGVLYLTVYLGAYQIPFDLQALLDRYQLSGPEHPYVNSVVIWTLLLLAYAFFASVLPVWLLLQPRDFLNSLQLIVALVLMVIGLAVASSTGQANLMTAAPAISSEVPADAPPIFPFLFITIACGACSGFHCLVSSGTTSKQLKSAKDAQLIGYGSMLGEGMLAVLVILACCAGVGMGRLERTGTGKDVQIVRTAIPEGESADAGARSAWKSYYRTGAIAGVPSDPSIGNGSESAATESAAGWRKQGLDKKLAAFIDGGANFLSSIGMPLKMGVAIMAVMVACFAATTLDTATRLQRYVISELGTSAGIGVVSNKYIASLLAVGIAAAIAIFAGDSPGKGGMMLWPLFGATNQLLAGLALMVAVFYLARRSRPVGMLAIPMFLMLLMPAWAMTFDLLNNWWPARDWVLVVFGVVVMSLQIWMVIEGLVFWRRFKGDPANASSTVAN, from the coding sequence ATGACCACCCTTGCCGTCGCGATCGGTTCGATGATCGCGTTTGTCGTCGCCTACCACACTTACGGGAAATATCTCGCCAATAAGCTTTTCCGATTGACTGCCGACGAGGTCATGCCCAGCGCGGCTCAGCGAGACGACGTGGACTTCGTGCCAACGGATCGATCTGTCGTTTTAGGTCACCACTTCACCAGTATCGCAGGCACGGGGCCCATCGTCGGGCCGGCGTTGGCCGTGTTTTGGGGCTGGCTGCCTGCGTTGCTTTGGGTCATCTTCGGATCCATCCTGATCGGTGGTGTGCACGATTTGGCGGCCCTGGTGATCTCGATCCGCAATCGTGGCGAATCGATCGGACAAGCGGCCGGGCACCTGATTTCGCCGCGAGCGAAGGTACTGTTCTTGGTTGTATTGGCGATGGCGTTGTCGATCGTCCTGGCAGTCTTTGGATTGGTGATCGCCAATATTTTCAAGCTGTACCCGGAATCAGTCCTCAGCGTTTGGTCGGCGATGCCACTGGCCGCCCTGATCGGAATCACGGTGATTCGCCGCGGCGGGAACCTAGTAATCCCCTGTGTACTAGGCCTGGGCGTCCTGTATTTGACTGTTTACCTCGGGGCCTACCAAATCCCGTTCGATTTGCAGGCGTTACTGGACAGGTACCAACTTAGCGGACCAGAGCACCCTTACGTGAACTCGGTCGTGATCTGGACCCTGCTGCTATTGGCGTACGCGTTCTTCGCATCGGTGCTGCCCGTCTGGTTACTGTTGCAGCCCCGCGATTTCCTGAACAGCCTGCAACTGATCGTGGCACTGGTGTTGATGGTGATTGGGCTCGCCGTCGCATCAAGTACCGGTCAAGCGAACCTCATGACCGCCGCTCCGGCGATCTCGTCGGAAGTTCCGGCCGATGCGCCACCGATTTTCCCCTTCCTGTTCATCACGATCGCTTGCGGAGCCTGCAGCGGCTTCCATTGCTTGGTCAGTAGCGGCACCACCAGCAAGCAGCTCAAGAGCGCGAAGGACGCCCAGTTGATTGGCTATGGCTCGATGCTGGGCGAAGGCATGCTGGCAGTACTGGTGATTTTGGCCTGCTGTGCTGGCGTCGGCATGGGCCGGCTCGAAAGAACCGGTACTGGCAAGGACGTGCAAATTGTGCGTACAGCCATTCCAGAAGGCGAATCAGCCGACGCGGGGGCTCGTTCGGCCTGGAAATCGTACTATCGAACCGGCGCGATCGCGGGCGTGCCATCGGATCCATCCATCGGGAACGGGTCCGAATCAGCGGCAACGGAGTCGGCTGCGGGGTGGCGAAAACAGGGACTCGACAAAAAGCTGGCCGCCTTCATCGATGGGGGTGCGAACTTCCTGTCGTCGATTGGAATGCCATTAAAAATGGGCGTCGCGATCATGGCCGTCATGGTGGCCTGTTTTGCCGCGACGACGCTCGATACCGCAACTCGATTGCAGCGATACGTGATCAGCGAGCTGGGCACTTCTGCTGGAATCGGCGTGGTTTCCAACAAGTACATCGCCAGTCTATTGGCGGTGGGCATCGCGGCCGCGATCGCCATTTTCGCGGGTGATTCCCCCGGAAAAGGCGGGATGATGCTCTGGCCGCTCTTCGGCGCGACCAACCAATTGTTGGCCGGATTGGCCCTGATGGTGGCAGTCTTTTACCTGGCCCGCCGCAGTCGCCCGGTTGGAATGCTTGCCATTCCCATGTTCTTGATGCTCTTGATGCCAGCTTGGGCAATGACTTTCGACCTACTTAACAATTGGTGGCCAGCCCGCGACTGGGTGTTGGTCGTCTTCGGAGTCGTCGTCATGAGCCTGCAAATTTGGATGGTGATTGAAGGCCTTGTTTTCTGGCGGCGATTCAAGGGTGATCCGGCCAATGCCAGCTCGACGGTGGCGAACTAG